GCGCCTTGGAGTCCTTGCAATCTTCGGAGGACGACTTGGAGCCGCAGGTGCTCGCTTTCGAGCAGCTCTTGCAGGCTGCTGGGTCCTTCTCGCCTTTCTTCTTGATATTCATGGAATTCCTCCGTCCAGCCTACCAGCCGTGGCGGCCGACGAGATCGACAAACATTACCTGTCCCACGGACTTGCGTCCGATCTTCCCATCCTGTTTGCGCAAGAGAAGCAGATTCTGGCTGCGCCGTTCAGGTCCCACCGGCATAATCAACAGGCCGGGATCGGCCAGTTGTTCCACATACGGCTCCGGCACCCTGGGGCCGCCGGCAGTGACCAGAATCCGGTCGTAAGGGGCGTATTCGGGCCAGCCCATCGTCCCGTCGTCGAGTTTGAGATGAACATTGCCATACCCCATCGAGGCCAGGCGGTTCCGGGTCAGCTCGTAGAGTTCGGCCACCCGCTCCACGGAGTAGATGACGGCGTTCATCTCCGCCAGAATCGCCGTCTGGTACCCCGAGCCGGTGCCGATCTCAAGGACCTTCATGCCCGGACGGATGTCCAAAAGCTCGGTCATCCAGGCCACCACGTAGGGCTGGGAAATGGTCTGTCCCTGTCCGATGGGCAGGGGGTGGTCCTCATAGGCCTGGGGTTTGAGCGCCTCTTCCACGAAAAGATGACGCGGAACCTTGCGCATCGCGGCCAGCACCGCGGAAGAGGAGACGCCCCTGGCGATGATCTGGTCGCGCACCATGCGCTCTCGACTGCGTTTGGGATCGATTTCCAAGCGACAACTCCGGCGTTACATCGAGGAAAATACCTGTTTTTTCACCAAGACGCCAGCCGTTGGAGTCCGTATGGGAAAATAGATGAATTCTCCCGGCAGGGTTTACAGGCGCCACGCGACTTGGTAAATATGTAAGAATGGAAAAATCGGAAACTGCAACGCCCAACTGGAATTGACCGCGGCATGCACCCTCGAACATCCAACACCGGCAAGGGCAACGCGACGCCTTCACCATGGTTTTTTGCAGGATACTAACCCCAGGAGAACGAACATGCTCACTGTCAGCGACCTCATGACCACCCAGTTGTTCACTCTGCTGGAGTCGGATTCCCTCTACACCGCCAAACAGATCATGGAGATGGCCAGAGTGCGGCACGTGCCCATTGTCGACTCGAAGGACAGCTTCATCGGGCTCATCACCCACCGGGACATGTTGGCTGTTGCCGTTTCCAAGCTCTCGGAGATCGACTCTTCCACCCAGGACGAACTGGACGCTGGAATCCCCCTGCGCGAAATCATGCGCACGGACGTGGCCGTTGTCTCCTCCGACACCCAGCTTCGCGACGCCGCCCAAATGCTCCTGGACCACAAATACGGCTGCCTGCCCGTGGTGGACGGCGACAAGCTGGTTGGCATCATAACCGAAGCGGATTTCCTGCGCCTGACAATAAGCCTTATGGACGCGCTTGACGAGCGGGACTAGCGTAAGACGATCTGCCAACATTATAAAGGCAAAACGTAATACGACATCTCTCGCGGAGCCCTGGCACCGTCCAGAAAGAGCAATCGCAAACTTGCCTTCGGGCCGCCCTCGATTCCATGGGGGAGGCCCGGCTTGTTCCTTGGGTATTCACACGCCGCACCCAAGACGCCAGCGGCTACCCTACGGACAGTATGCCAAAACTGTCTCCAGTGAGGCACACCCCGCCCGACGGCGTCACCTCGAAGGTGTTTTCGACTCCCACCATGCCGACGCCCGCGATGCCCATCTTGGGTTCCACGGCCATAACCATGCCGGCCTCGAAGGGCTCGTCG
This portion of the Desulfovibrio sp. genome encodes:
- a CDS encoding protein-L-isoaspartate(D-aspartate) O-methyltransferase is translated as MVRDQIIARGVSSSAVLAAMRKVPRHLFVEEALKPQAYEDHPLPIGQGQTISQPYVVAWMTELLDIRPGMKVLEIGTGSGYQTAILAEMNAVIYSVERVAELYELTRNRLASMGYGNVHLKLDDGTMGWPEYAPYDRILVTAGGPRVPEPYVEQLADPGLLIMPVGPERRSQNLLLLRKQDGKIGRKSVGQVMFVDLVGRHGW
- a CDS encoding CBS domain-containing protein, with product MLTVSDLMTTQLFTLLESDSLYTAKQIMEMARVRHVPIVDSKDSFIGLITHRDMLAVAVSKLSEIDSSTQDELDAGIPLREIMRTDVAVVSSDTQLRDAAQMLLDHKYGCLPVVDGDKLVGIITEADFLRLTISLMDALDERD